In Janthinobacterium rivuli, a single genomic region encodes these proteins:
- a CDS encoding PRC-barrel domain-containing protein, giving the protein MSYEERDAYGMYVNRGHKGPGPELMGADTLIGDHVHNAKDEHLGEIKEIMIDMRSGKIAYAVMSHGGVFTIGEKLFAVPWEALLLDTVNKRFTLNVDKERIENAPGFDTDNWPNMADTTWVNSIHSYYGTTPREY; this is encoded by the coding sequence ATGAGCTACGAAGAACGCGACGCCTACGGCATGTATGTCAACCGCGGCCACAAAGGTCCCGGCCCGGAACTGATGGGTGCCGACACCCTGATCGGCGACCATGTGCACAACGCCAAGGATGAACATCTGGGCGAAATCAAGGAAATCATGATCGACATGCGCAGCGGCAAAATCGCCTATGCCGTCATGTCGCACGGCGGTGTCTTCACCATCGGCGAAAAGCTGTTCGCCGTGCCGTGGGAAGCGCTGCTGCTCGACACCGTCAACAAGCGCTTCACCCTCAACGTCGACAAGGAACGCATTGAAAATGCGCCCGGCTTCGATACGGATAACTGGCCGAACATGGCCGATACCACGTGGGTGAACTCCATTCACAGCTATTATGGAACGACACCACGCGAGTATTAA
- the hslO gene encoding Hsp33 family molecular chaperone HslO gives MTTETTGAVSAAVSGQDTLQKFIFDNAAVRGQFIDVSGTWQEVVARHAYPTAVKKVLGEMVAAAALLSANLKFNGSIIMQIHGDGPVRLMVVECDSDLRLRATAKLDPDAAIPDVATVPQLLNATGKGRFIITLDPADKVPGQQPYQGIVPLDGDDMATVIENYMLRSEQLDTRLWLATDDTVSRGLLLQKLPHHGGKAEATPVSEEDALDTWNRAVMLASTLKEAEILSTDIDTLMQRLFWEETIRVFDPLHPSFHCSCTREKVGNMLKMLGEEEVNSTLEEVGQVGVNCDFCGQHYEFDKVDCAQLFVTDAPAEVLIPPAASIN, from the coding sequence ATGACGACTGAAACCACGGGCGCGGTCAGCGCAGCCGTTAGCGGCCAGGATACCCTGCAAAAATTTATTTTCGACAACGCCGCCGTGCGCGGCCAGTTCATCGACGTCTCCGGCACTTGGCAGGAAGTGGTGGCGCGCCACGCCTACCCGACGGCTGTGAAAAAAGTGCTGGGCGAAATGGTGGCCGCCGCCGCCCTGCTGTCGGCCAACCTGAAATTCAACGGCTCCATCATCATGCAAATCCATGGTGACGGTCCCGTGCGCCTGATGGTGGTCGAGTGCGACTCCGACCTGCGCCTGCGCGCCACGGCCAAGCTGGACCCGGACGCCGCCATCCCCGACGTGGCCACCGTGCCGCAATTGCTCAACGCCACCGGCAAGGGCCGCTTCATCATCACCCTGGACCCGGCCGACAAGGTGCCAGGCCAGCAACCGTACCAGGGCATCGTGCCGCTGGACGGCGACGACATGGCGACCGTGATCGAAAACTACATGTTGCGCTCGGAACAGCTCGATACGCGTCTGTGGCTGGCCACGGACGACACCGTCTCGCGCGGCCTGCTGCTGCAAAAGCTGCCCCACCATGGCGGCAAGGCCGAAGCGACGCCCGTGTCGGAAGAAGACGCGCTCGACACGTGGAACCGCGCCGTGATGCTGGCGTCGACCCTGAAAGAGGCGGAAATCCTGTCGACCGATATCGACACCCTGATGCAGCGTTTGTTCTGGGAAGAAACGATCCGCGTCTTCGACCCGCTGCACCCGAGCTTCCATTGCAGTTGCACGCGTGAAAAAGTGGGCAATATGCTCAAGATGCTGGGCGAGGAAGAAGTCAACAGCACCCTGGAAGAAGTGGGACAAGTGGGCGTGAACTGCGATTTCTGCGGCCAGCACTACGAATTCGACAAGGTCGATTGCGCGCAGCTGTTCGTCACGGATGCGCCAGCGGAAGTGTTGATTCCACCCGCAGCCAGCATTAACTAA
- a CDS encoding glycerophosphodiester phosphodiesterase, with protein sequence MRTSILPQRHFSRRSFVQAAAGGLALAAAPGFAAGLLTAPPARPLVFAHRGASALRPEHTLASYAKAILDGADYVEPDLVATRDGILVARHESNLIDTTDVARRPEFASRRGKKMVDGEWHEGWFVDDFTLAELKTLRAIERLPKVRTGNTLYDGQFQIPTWEEIIDFVAAQSAASGRIIGLVPELKSSTYFRDAGLALEDRFLSTMLAHEYTRRAPIEIQSFEVANLKYLREKLGRRANVRLMQLVVGGDVRPMDVAKAGGKLTFGQMTTPAGLRDIAAYADVVAPPTRAIIALGADQRLAKPSSIVDDAHQAGLLLHTWTFRPENRFLAADFRDGNGENARNEAGSVAEMRRYIETGLDGFFSDDPGLGRIAAG encoded by the coding sequence ATGCGCACATCAATCTTGCCGCAACGGCATTTTTCGCGCCGCAGCTTCGTCCAGGCTGCCGCCGGCGGCCTGGCCCTGGCGGCAGCACCCGGCTTTGCGGCCGGCCTGCTGACTGCGCCACCGGCGCGTCCGCTGGTCTTCGCCCACCGCGGCGCCAGCGCCCTGCGCCCCGAGCATACATTGGCGTCCTACGCCAAGGCCATCCTCGACGGCGCCGACTACGTGGAGCCGGACCTGGTCGCCACGCGCGACGGCATCCTCGTGGCGCGCCATGAAAGCAATCTGATCGACACCACCGACGTGGCGCGCCGGCCCGAGTTTGCGAGCCGGCGCGGCAAGAAGATGGTCGACGGCGAATGGCACGAAGGCTGGTTCGTCGACGACTTCACCCTGGCGGAACTGAAAACCCTGCGCGCCATCGAACGGCTGCCGAAAGTGCGCACCGGCAACACCTTGTACGATGGACAATTCCAGATCCCGACGTGGGAAGAAATCATCGATTTTGTTGCAGCGCAATCTGCCGCCAGCGGACGCATCATCGGCCTCGTGCCGGAGCTGAAAAGCTCGACCTACTTCCGCGATGCGGGCCTGGCGCTGGAAGACCGTTTCCTCTCGACCATGCTGGCGCACGAATACACGCGCCGCGCGCCGATCGAAATCCAGTCCTTCGAAGTAGCGAATTTGAAGTATTTGCGCGAGAAGCTGGGACGGCGCGCCAACGTGCGCCTGATGCAGTTGGTGGTGGGAGGCGATGTGCGCCCGATGGACGTGGCCAAGGCAGGCGGCAAGCTGACCTTCGGGCAGATGACGACGCCAGCCGGCCTGCGCGACATCGCTGCCTACGCGGACGTGGTGGCGCCGCCCACGCGAGCAATCATCGCGCTGGGCGCCGACCAGCGCCTGGCCAAGCCCTCGTCCATCGTCGACGATGCGCACCAGGCGGGCTTGCTCTTGCACACGTGGACCTTCCGCCCGGAAAACCGCTTCCTGGCGGCCGACTTCCGCGACGGCAATGGCGAAAATGCGCGCAACGAGGCTGGTTCCGTGGCGGAAATGCGGCGCTACATCGAGACGGGACTCGACGGTTTTTTCAGCGACGATCCGGGTTTGGGACGCATCGCCGCAGGATAA
- the eno gene encoding phosphopyruvate hydratase — MSAIVDIIGREILDSRGNPTVECDVLLESGVMGRAAVPSGASTGSREAVELRDGDAKRYFGKGVLQACENINTEISEAIMGLDANEQAFLDRTLIDLDGTENKSRLGANAILAVSMAVAKAAAEEAGLPLYRYFGGSGAMQMPVPMMNVINGGAHADNNLDIQEFMIIPVGAPSFKEAVRYGAEVFHTLKKILHKKGLNTNVGDEGGFAPSLANHEEAIKLIIQAIEEAGYEPGTQIAIGLDCAASEFYKNGKYEMEGEGLSLSATEFTNLLATWCDKYPIISIEDAMHEGDWDGWAILTAELGKKVQLVGDDLYVTNTKILKEGISKGIANSILIKINQIGTLTETFAAIEMAKRAGYTAVISHRSGETEDSTIADIAVATNALQIKTGSMSRSDRMAKYNQLLRIEEDLGDIASYPGRDAFYNLK; from the coding sequence ATGAGTGCTATTGTTGATATTATCGGTCGCGAAATCCTGGACTCGCGCGGTAACCCGACCGTCGAATGCGATGTGTTGCTGGAATCGGGCGTGATGGGCCGTGCGGCTGTGCCGTCGGGTGCCTCGACCGGTTCGCGCGAAGCCGTGGAATTGCGCGATGGCGACGCCAAGCGCTACTTCGGCAAGGGCGTGCTGCAAGCATGCGAAAACATCAATACCGAAATCTCCGAAGCCATCATGGGCCTGGACGCCAATGAACAGGCTTTCCTGGACCGTACCCTGATCGACCTGGACGGCACGGAAAACAAATCGCGCCTGGGCGCCAACGCCATCCTGGCCGTCTCGATGGCCGTTGCCAAGGCTGCCGCCGAAGAAGCGGGCTTGCCGCTGTACCGCTATTTCGGCGGTTCGGGCGCCATGCAGATGCCAGTGCCGATGATGAACGTCATCAACGGCGGCGCACACGCCGACAACAACCTGGACATCCAGGAATTCATGATCATTCCCGTGGGCGCCCCGTCGTTCAAGGAAGCCGTCCGCTACGGCGCGGAAGTGTTCCACACGCTGAAAAAGATCCTGCACAAGAAGGGCCTGAACACCAACGTGGGCGACGAAGGCGGTTTCGCGCCATCGCTGGCCAACCATGAAGAAGCCATCAAGCTGATCATCCAGGCCATCGAAGAAGCGGGCTACGAGCCAGGCACGCAGATCGCCATCGGCCTCGATTGCGCCGCGTCCGAGTTCTACAAGAACGGCAAGTACGAAATGGAAGGCGAAGGCCTGAGCCTGAGCGCTACCGAGTTCACCAACCTGCTGGCGACCTGGTGCGACAAGTACCCGATCATCTCGATCGAAGACGCGATGCATGAAGGCGACTGGGACGGCTGGGCGATTCTGACGGCGGAACTGGGCAAGAAAGTGCAACTGGTCGGCGACGACCTGTATGTCACCAACACCAAGATCCTGAAAGAAGGCATCTCGAAAGGCATCGCCAACTCGATCCTGATCAAGATCAACCAGATCGGCACCCTGACGGAAACCTTCGCCGCCATCGAAATGGCCAAGCGCGCCGGCTACACGGCCGTCATTTCGCACCGCTCGGGCGAAACGGAAGATTCGACCATCGCCGATATCGCCGTTGCCACGAACGCCCTGCAGATCAAGACCGGCTCGATGTCGCGTTCGGACCGCATGGCCAAGTACAACCAGCTGCTGCGTATTGAGGAAGACCTGGGCGACATCGCCAGCTACCCTGGCCGCGATGCGTTCTATAATCTGAAGTAA
- a CDS encoding CTP synthase, whose amino-acid sequence MTKFVFVTGGVVSSLGKGIAAASLAAILESRGLKVTMLKLDPYINVDPGTMSPMQHGEVFVTDDGAETDLDLGHYERFISTRMKKVNNFTTGQIYESVIRKERRGEYLGKTVQVIPHITNEIQDYIRRGAEGYDVALCEIGGTVGDIESLPFLEAARQLSLRAGRKNTAFVHLTLVPYIASAGELKTKPTQHSVQKLREIGIMPNALLCRADRAIPEDERAKISLFSNIEEQAVISVWDVDTIYKVPQMLHDQGLDKIICDALDLDPAPADLSIWSKLIYTMEHPKAEVTVGMVGKYVELTESYKSLIEALRHAGIHTESRVNIEYIDSEEIETTGCENLGKYDAILVPGGFGKRGVEGKIKAAQFARENKIPYLGICLGMQVALIEYARNKAGMPNANSTEFDLDTDQPVVALINEWQNHDGKVELRDENSDLGGTMRLGAQTCAVNPGTLAAEIYGSVVTERHRHRYEANNHYLARVETAGLIVSARTPSEDLCEIMELPRTGENAHPWYMGVQYHPEFKSTPRTGHPLFTSFIKAALAHKEANAAAE is encoded by the coding sequence ATGACCAAATTTGTCTTCGTCACTGGTGGCGTTGTGTCTTCCCTTGGAAAAGGGATTGCCGCCGCCTCCCTCGCCGCGATCCTCGAATCGCGCGGCCTTAAAGTCACCATGCTCAAGCTCGACCCGTATATCAACGTCGATCCTGGCACGATGAGCCCTATGCAACACGGTGAAGTATTCGTCACCGATGACGGGGCCGAAACCGACCTCGACCTCGGTCACTACGAGCGCTTCATTTCCACTCGCATGAAAAAGGTGAATAACTTCACCACTGGCCAGATCTATGAATCGGTGATCCGCAAGGAACGCCGGGGCGAATATCTGGGCAAGACCGTGCAGGTGATTCCGCATATCACCAATGAAATCCAGGATTACATCCGCCGTGGCGCCGAAGGCTACGACGTGGCCCTGTGCGAAATCGGCGGCACCGTCGGCGATATCGAATCCCTGCCATTCCTGGAAGCGGCGCGTCAGCTGAGCCTGCGCGCCGGCCGCAAGAACACGGCTTTCGTCCACCTGACCCTGGTGCCTTACATCGCCTCGGCCGGTGAACTGAAAACCAAGCCGACCCAGCACTCGGTGCAAAAGCTGCGCGAAATCGGCATCATGCCGAATGCGCTGCTGTGCCGCGCCGACCGCGCCATCCCGGAAGACGAACGCGCGAAAATCTCGCTGTTCTCGAATATCGAAGAGCAGGCCGTCATTTCCGTGTGGGACGTCGACACCATCTACAAAGTGCCGCAAATGCTGCACGACCAGGGCCTCGACAAGATCATCTGCGACGCGCTGGACCTCGATCCGGCACCGGCCGACCTGTCGATCTGGAGCAAGCTGATCTACACGATGGAGCATCCGAAGGCGGAAGTGACCGTCGGCATGGTCGGCAAGTATGTCGAGCTGACCGAGTCGTACAAGTCGCTGATCGAAGCGCTGCGCCACGCCGGCATCCACACGGAAAGCCGCGTCAACATCGAGTACATCGATTCGGAAGAAATCGAAACGACCGGTTGCGAGAACCTGGGCAAGTACGATGCCATCCTGGTACCGGGCGGCTTCGGCAAGCGCGGCGTGGAAGGCAAGATCAAGGCGGCCCAGTTCGCCCGTGAAAACAAGATCCCTTACCTGGGCATCTGCCTGGGCATGCAAGTGGCCCTGATCGAATACGCGCGCAACAAGGCAGGCATGCCGAACGCGAATTCGACCGAGTTCGACCTTGATACGGATCAACCTGTCGTTGCACTGATCAATGAGTGGCAAAACCACGATGGTAAAGTCGAGTTGCGCGATGAAAACTCGGACCTGGGCGGTACCATGCGCCTGGGCGCGCAGACCTGCGCCGTCAATCCGGGCACCCTCGCCGCCGAGATCTACGGCAGCGTGGTGACCGAGCGTCACCGTCATCGCTACGAAGCCAATAATCACTACCTGGCCCGTGTCGAAACGGCTGGCCTGATCGTGTCGGCCCGCACGCCGAGCGAAGACTTGTGCGAAATCATGGAATTGCCACGCACGGGTGAAAATGCCCACCCATGGTATATGGGCGTGCAATACCATCCTGAGTTCAAGTCGACGCCACGCACCGGCCATCCGTTGTTTACCTCGTTCATCAAGGCAGCGCTGGCGCACAAAGAAGCCAACGCCGCTGCGGAATAA
- a CDS encoding TonB-dependent receptor — MTTHLTLALRRHSFHVLLGACAAGLSLPALAQTAVAAAVASATTDMAAAADDGAPMTTVEISSRKTRSSVALSKNEIQKILPGTNPLKALQTLPGVSFQTADPWGNNEQNLSLFVHGFSGQQLGYTMDGVPLGDQQYGNYNGLSPQRAVISENVRSVVLSSGAGDLATASTSNLGGTIETYSSDPLATQGASVQQTVGSHRTSRTFARYDTGAFGDGSSAYFSILHHEARAWDFDARQGGDQFNAKYVNRSEAGKLTLFFNYSDKIEPNEDSTVHVAGETSAPYTRPFLYPDFKAALNYLSPTGATPAADGNNYRNYYSDAQRTDYLAYAKFDANLSDGMTWANQVYYHKDDGAGVVAGPIGVAGLPGLFSVYYPKQNLKQVFGNSGYAVRTTEYDIKRGGFLSTLRKEIGEHQLEAGLWLEQNRSSAYRRWYALDVNNPTSPYDRPSNPLITQYGSEIDNKVVQLHLQDEWRIRPDIALQAGFKSSLQFADGQFPVQPAKGAISGGSTALPVGTINTKKWFLPQVGARWDFTPQDQLYFNIQKNMRQFVTYGGGGASPWSLSSQAAFDLFKRDAKPETALTYEVGVRGSHALNLGAITAIDGQVNVYHVDFSNRLLQISPTPVISSIIGGNPVLANVGSVRTDGIDIAGTVHFGNNFSFYNALSYNRSQYADNYNNGAALVLTAGKNVPGSPEWLNKFVASATFGDIEVQLTGDYVGKRYATYTNDLSVPSYFLMGLGVSGKLPAMASWLKNPRWRVNVSNLANREGSLNVVVGAADKTYNTFPIAPRQGFLTLTADF, encoded by the coding sequence ATGACCACCCACTTGACGCTGGCCCTGCGCCGCCATTCCTTCCACGTTTTGCTGGGCGCTTGCGCCGCAGGCTTGAGTTTGCCTGCCCTGGCGCAAACGGCCGTCGCCGCCGCCGTGGCTTCGGCCACTACCGACATGGCCGCCGCCGCTGATGACGGCGCACCGATGACCACCGTGGAAATTTCGTCGCGCAAGACGCGTTCTTCCGTCGCCCTGAGCAAGAATGAAATCCAGAAAATCCTGCCCGGCACGAATCCACTGAAAGCCCTGCAAACCCTGCCAGGCGTCAGCTTCCAGACGGCCGATCCATGGGGCAACAACGAGCAGAACTTGTCGCTGTTCGTGCATGGCTTTTCCGGCCAGCAACTCGGTTACACCATGGATGGCGTGCCGCTGGGCGACCAGCAGTACGGCAACTACAACGGCCTGTCGCCGCAGCGCGCCGTGATCAGCGAAAACGTGCGCAGCGTCGTGCTGTCGTCGGGTGCGGGCGACCTGGCCACGGCCTCGACCAGCAACCTGGGCGGCACCATCGAAACCTATTCCAGCGACCCGCTGGCCACGCAGGGCGCCAGCGTGCAGCAAACCGTGGGCAGCCACCGCACCTCGCGCACGTTTGCCCGCTATGACACGGGCGCCTTCGGCGACGGCAGCAGCGCCTATTTTTCCATCCTGCACCACGAAGCGCGCGCCTGGGACTTCGACGCGCGCCAGGGCGGCGACCAGTTCAACGCCAAGTACGTCAACCGCAGCGAAGCGGGCAAGCTGACCCTGTTCTTCAATTACTCGGACAAGATCGAACCGAACGAAGACAGCACCGTGCACGTGGCCGGCGAAACGAGCGCGCCGTACACGCGTCCCTTCCTGTACCCGGACTTCAAGGCGGCCCTCAATTACCTGTCGCCAACGGGCGCCACGCCTGCTGCGGACGGCAACAATTACCGCAATTACTACAGCGATGCGCAGCGCACCGATTACCTGGCCTACGCCAAGTTCGACGCCAACTTGTCCGATGGCATGACGTGGGCTAACCAGGTGTATTACCACAAGGATGACGGCGCGGGCGTGGTGGCCGGCCCCATCGGCGTGGCCGGCTTGCCTGGCCTGTTCAGCGTGTACTACCCGAAACAGAATTTGAAGCAAGTCTTCGGCAACTCGGGCTACGCCGTGCGCACGACGGAATACGACATCAAGCGCGGCGGCTTCCTTTCCACCCTGCGCAAGGAAATCGGCGAACACCAGCTGGAAGCGGGCCTGTGGCTGGAACAGAACCGCTCGTCCGCCTACCGCCGCTGGTATGCGCTGGACGTCAACAACCCGACCTCGCCGTATGACCGCCCCAGCAATCCTTTGATCACGCAGTACGGCAGCGAGATCGACAACAAGGTGGTGCAGCTGCACTTGCAGGATGAATGGCGTATCCGCCCCGATATCGCCCTGCAGGCCGGCTTCAAGTCCAGCCTGCAATTTGCCGATGGCCAATTCCCCGTGCAGCCGGCCAAGGGCGCCATTTCCGGCGGTTCGACGGCCTTGCCGGTCGGCACCATCAACACGAAAAAATGGTTCCTGCCGCAAGTGGGCGCGCGCTGGGATTTCACGCCGCAGGACCAGTTGTATTTCAACATACAGAAAAACATGCGCCAGTTCGTCACCTATGGCGGTGGCGGCGCCTCGCCGTGGAGCTTGTCGAGCCAGGCCGCGTTCGACCTGTTCAAGCGCGATGCCAAGCCGGAAACGGCACTCACCTATGAAGTGGGCGTGCGCGGCAGCCACGCCTTGAACCTGGGCGCCATCACGGCCATCGATGGCCAGGTCAACGTCTACCACGTCGATTTCAGCAACCGTTTGCTGCAGATCAGCCCAACCCCCGTGATTTCCTCCATCATTGGCGGCAACCCCGTGCTGGCCAACGTGGGCAGCGTGCGCACGGACGGCATCGATATCGCGGGCACCGTCCACTTCGGCAACAATTTCTCGTTCTACAATGCGCTGTCGTACAACCGCTCGCAGTACGCGGACAATTACAACAATGGCGCCGCGCTGGTACTGACGGCGGGCAAGAACGTGCCGGGCTCGCCGGAATGGCTGAACAAGTTTGTTGCTTCCGCGACGTTTGGCGATATCGAAGTGCAACTGACGGGAGACTATGTGGGCAAACGCTACGCGACGTACACCAACGATTTATCGGTCCCCAGCTACTTCCTGATGGGCCTGGGCGTGTCGGGCAAGCTGCCGGCCATGGCCAGCTGGCTGAAAAACCCGCGCTGGCGTGTCAACGTCAGCAACCTGGCCAACCGCGAAGGCTCGCTGAACGTGGTGGTCGGCGCGGCCGACAAGACTTATAACACCTTCCCGATTGCCCCGCGCCAGGGCTTCCTCACCTTGACGGCGGATTTCTGA
- the ftsB gene encoding cell division protein FtsB codes for MRLITLALAALLLLIQFPLWLGKGGWLRVADMEAQVAVANKKNMELKARNAKLESEVRDLKDGTGAVEERARYELGMVKQNEIFVQIVRKGQTPPLLETPVDAAAPH; via the coding sequence ATGCGCCTGATTACGCTCGCCCTGGCAGCCCTGCTGCTGTTGATTCAATTTCCCCTCTGGCTGGGCAAAGGCGGCTGGCTGCGTGTTGCCGACATGGAAGCCCAAGTGGCGGTGGCGAATAAAAAGAATATGGAATTGAAGGCGCGCAACGCCAAGCTCGAATCCGAAGTGCGCGACCTGAAAGATGGGACGGGCGCCGTCGAAGAGCGTGCCCGCTACGAGCTGGGCATGGTCAAACAGAATGAGATTTTCGTGCAGATCGTGCGCAAGGGACAAACCCCGCCACTGCTGGAAACGCCGGTGGACGCCGCTGCGCCACACTGA
- a CDS encoding alpha/beta fold hydrolase translates to MKLSRSEFINIRGARTHVRHWGREGAPIVFMVHGWMDVAASFQFVVDELQGDWHVIAPDWRGFGLSDYTQSDTYWFPDYLADLDAMLLHYSPDAPVNLLGHSMGANVAGLYAGVRPERISRFINLEGFGMMASKPEQAPGRYAKWLDELREPPAMRSYPTQKAVAERLQKTNPRLPDERAAFLAEHWSAQNEAGEWDIMGDPQHKRVNPILYQVEEVMACWRRITAPVLWVEADDTNMWQWMGPKEQARIEIDRRLACIKDVRCEMMLDAGHMLHHDQPQALARLVEAFLA, encoded by the coding sequence ATGAAACTTTCCCGTTCCGAATTCATCAACATCCGCGGCGCCCGCACGCATGTACGGCACTGGGGCCGCGAAGGGGCGCCCATCGTGTTCATGGTGCATGGCTGGATGGACGTGGCCGCCTCGTTCCAGTTCGTCGTCGACGAGTTGCAAGGCGACTGGCACGTGATCGCGCCCGACTGGCGCGGCTTTGGCCTCAGCGACTACACGCAATCGGACACCTACTGGTTTCCCGATTACCTGGCCGATCTGGACGCCATGCTGCTGCACTATTCGCCGGACGCACCCGTCAATCTGCTGGGCCACAGCATGGGCGCCAACGTGGCCGGCCTGTACGCAGGCGTGCGGCCCGAGCGCATCAGCCGCTTCATCAACCTGGAAGGCTTCGGCATGATGGCAAGCAAGCCGGAGCAGGCGCCGGGCCGCTACGCCAAGTGGCTGGACGAATTGCGCGAGCCGCCCGCCATGCGCAGCTATCCCACGCAAAAGGCCGTGGCCGAGCGCCTGCAAAAGACCAACCCGCGCCTGCCGGACGAGCGCGCGGCCTTCCTCGCCGAACACTGGTCGGCGCAGAACGAGGCGGGCGAGTGGGACATCATGGGCGACCCGCAGCACAAGCGTGTCAATCCCATCCTGTACCAGGTGGAAGAAGTGATGGCGTGCTGGCGCCGCATCACGGCGCCCGTGCTGTGGGTGGAGGCCGATGATACGAATATGTGGCAATGGATGGGCCCCAAGGAGCAGGCGCGCATTGAAATCGACCGGCGTTTGGCCTGTATCAAGGATGTGCGCTGCGAGATGATGCTGGACGCGGGCCACATGCTGCACCATGACCAGCCGCAGGCACTGGCACGGCTGGTGGAAGCATTTTTGGCCTGA
- a CDS encoding gamma carbonic anhydrase family protein, whose amino-acid sequence MTLYQLGADAPQIDASAFVADTANVIGKVTLEANTSVWFGATIRGDNERITVGANSNVQEGAVLHTDPGYPLDIGSNVTIGHQAMLHGCTIGDGALIGIQAVILNGAKIGKNCLVGAGALVTEGKEFPDNMLIIGSPAKAVRALTADDITRLQGNAVNYVQRGQLFNTQLKKIG is encoded by the coding sequence ATGACACTCTACCAATTGGGCGCCGATGCGCCGCAGATTGATGCTTCCGCTTTTGTTGCCGACACGGCCAATGTGATCGGCAAGGTGACCCTGGAAGCGAATACGTCCGTATGGTTCGGTGCCACGATTCGCGGCGACAACGAACGCATCACCGTGGGCGCCAACAGCAATGTGCAGGAAGGCGCCGTGCTGCATACGGATCCGGGCTATCCGCTGGACATCGGATCGAACGTCACTATTGGCCACCAGGCAATGTTGCATGGCTGCACGATCGGCGATGGCGCCCTGATCGGCATCCAGGCCGTGATCCTGAATGGCGCGAAGATCGGCAAGAACTGCCTCGTCGGCGCGGGTGCGCTGGTCACGGAAGGCAAGGAATTTCCCGACAATATGCTGATCATCGGCTCACCGGCGAAAGCCGTGCGGGCCCTGACGGCAGACGATATCACCAGGCTACAAGGCAACGCCGTAAACTATGTGCAACGCGGCCAGCTATTTAATACGCAACTCAAGAAGATTGGATAA